From Candidatus Methylomirabilis sp., the proteins below share one genomic window:
- a CDS encoding ATP-binding protein, which translates to MTDTLQTLVQAFDRMAATYELMARRLAGQIEQLEAERTGLRAQLSELSQHQTALLRSNQDLARLTADLSGQVTSLARRAEEATRQDQLKSELLATVSHELRTPLTSIKGALSVLLGEDPPAPEIRAEFLGIAHQNVERVMRLVANFLNLTRIEAGQIGIVPRALDLAEVLTAAVERMRGLAAERRVRLELEPPRGPLPLTGDPEMLESVFSNLLDNAVKFSPEGASVVVGVGADPRTLTVQVRDQGPGIPPEEVPRVFERFFRGREAAAARRVPGTGLGLHISKAIVEAHGGRIGVESRVGEGSTFTVTLPREARGPAA; encoded by the coding sequence ATGACCGACACGCTGCAGACGCTGGTCCAGGCCTTCGACCGGATGGCGGCAACCTACGAGCTGATGGCTCGCCGCCTGGCCGGCCAGATCGAGCAGCTGGAGGCGGAGCGGACGGGGCTCCGGGCCCAGCTCTCGGAGCTGAGCCAGCACCAGACCGCCCTGCTCCGGTCCAACCAGGACCTGGCCCGGCTCACCGCCGACCTGTCCGGGCAGGTGACGTCGCTCGCGCGCCGGGCGGAGGAGGCCACCCGCCAGGACCAGCTCAAGTCGGAGCTGCTGGCCACCGTCTCCCACGAGCTCCGGACACCGCTCACCTCCATCAAGGGGGCCCTGTCGGTCCTCCTCGGCGAGGACCCGCCCGCCCCCGAGATCCGGGCGGAGTTCCTGGGGATCGCCCACCAGAACGTGGAACGGGTGATGCGCCTGGTCGCCAACTTCCTGAACCTCACCCGGATCGAGGCGGGGCAGATCGGGATTGTCCCTCGCGCCCTGGACCTGGCGGAGGTGCTGACGGCCGCCGTGGAGCGGATGCGTGGCCTCGCCGCCGAGCGCCGGGTGCGCCTCGAGCTCGAGCCCCCCCGGGGGCCGCTCCCCCTCACCGGCGACCCCGAGATGCTGGAGAGCGTCTTCTCCAATCTCCTCGACAACGCCGTGAAGTTCTCGCCCGAGGGGGCCTCGGTGGTCGTGGGGGTGGGGGCGGACCCACGGACGCTCACGGTGCAGGTGCGCGACCAGGGCCCCGGCATCCCGCCGGAGGAGGTTCCCCGGGTCTTCGAGCGCTTCTTCCGCGGGCGCGAAGCGGCCGCGGCCCGGCGGGTCCCGGGGACGGGGCTGGGCCTGCACATCTCGAAGGCCATCGTGGAGGCGCACGGGGGCCGGATCGGGGTGGAGAGCCGGGTCGGGGAAG
- a CDS encoding YajQ family cyclic di-GMP-binding protein: protein MANEFSFDVVCRVDLSECDNAIQQATKEVSQRFDFKGTRCSIRREEGAILLQADDEYKLRALTELLEGKLVKRKVPLKALAYGTVDPAAAGSVRQRVTIQQGIPVEKAREIVKRVKASGLKVQAQIREDEIRVTGRSKDDLQVLIGALRELDLGIELQFTNYR, encoded by the coding sequence GTGGCGAATGAATTCTCCTTCGACGTCGTCTGCCGGGTGGATCTGAGCGAGTGCGACAACGCCATTCAACAGGCGACGAAGGAGGTCAGCCAGCGGTTCGACTTCAAGGGGACCCGCTGCAGCATCCGGCGGGAGGAGGGGGCGATCCTCCTGCAAGCCGATGACGAGTACAAGCTCCGCGCCCTGACCGAGCTCCTGGAGGGGAAGCTGGTGAAGCGGAAGGTTCCGCTGAAAGCGTTGGCGTACGGGACGGTCGACCCGGCGGCCGCCGGGAGCGTCCGCCAGCGGGTCACGATCCAGCAGGGCATCCCCGTCGAGAAGGCCCGCGAGATCGTCAAGCGCGTCAAGGCCAGCGGGCTGAAGGTCCAGGCCCAGATCCGGGAGGACGAGATCCGGGTCACCGGGCGGAGCAAGGACGATCTCCAGGTCCTCATCGGCGCCCTGCGGGAGCTGGATCTCGGGATCGAGTTGCAGTTCACCAACTACCGGTGA
- the lolA gene encoding outer membrane lipoprotein chaperone LolA has product MRTPVVLLLAAGLLLAGAAPPAAPDVVGRIEARYRALWSLQGRYLQTATLQAAGHTERATGKFFLKRPAMMRWEQESPEPRLLVTDGTTLWTYSPLDRQAVSQPVGPALQASPSLHFLSGMATLGATFTVASILEDPAGEALFVSLTPKTADPAVRRLILRVHRRTALVDRLTVVDAYENSTVLEFSAVRENPGLSDRLFTFNPPPGTDVIRSPSP; this is encoded by the coding sequence ATGCGGACCCCGGTCGTCCTGCTCCTCGCCGCTGGCCTCCTCCTCGCGGGCGCCGCGCCGCCCGCGGCGCCCGACGTGGTGGGGCGGATCGAGGCCCGGTACCGCGCGCTCTGGAGCCTGCAGGGGCGCTACCTCCAGACCGCTACCCTGCAGGCGGCCGGCCACACCGAGCGGGCGACAGGGAAGTTCTTCCTGAAGCGGCCGGCCATGATGCGCTGGGAGCAGGAGAGTCCCGAGCCCCGGCTGCTCGTCACGGACGGGACGACCCTCTGGACCTATTCCCCCCTCGACCGGCAGGCGGTGAGCCAGCCGGTCGGCCCGGCCCTGCAGGCTTCCCCGTCCCTCCACTTCCTCTCGGGGATGGCCACCCTCGGGGCGACCTTCACGGTCGCCTCGATCCTGGAGGACCCGGCGGGCGAGGCGCTGTTCGTGAGCCTCACGCCCAAGACCGCGGACCCGGCCGTCCGCCGGCTCATCCTCCGGGTCCACCGCCGGACGGCCCTGGTGGACCGGCTCACCGTGGTGGACGCGTACGAGAACAGCACGGTCCTGGAGTTCAGCGCCGTCCGGGAGAACCCCGGCCTCTCGGACCGCCTGTTCACGTTCAACCCTCCCCCGGGGACGGACGTGATCCGCTCCCCTTCCCCCTAG
- a CDS encoding DNA translocase FtsK: MRQQRRGGASTTASLTTLLAHRKAREAVGVLLTAVALLILVSLASYDPADPSFLHSGIPGGPIRNGAGWLGAYLAGALFGLAGAVALLVPPGLLWLGVRAFVTPRPLRFPLLPGAGATLGILSLTLLLALLQQEASWRGLKGEPLGGILGGELLRFLQPVLGRLGLGLAAATALALAGILCSRLSLLALPLTLADAGGRALVQARALLHSARAALSARRHRRAATRALTPAAVTPVAPPSAQAVLTEGPPPVPPRVPEPAEPTAPLPVPRDPEAPQEILPFVVSEARYGPPPLSLLDPPAPAAAGPTAEEHQRNAEILVKTLRDFGVETRVADVSPGPVITRYEVEPGPGIKINRIVGLADDLALALKAMSVRVVAPIPGKAVVGVEIPNQNRARVSLREILATAEFAALASPLPLALGKDIAGNPVVADLAQMPHLLIAGATGSGKSVCLNGLILSILFSTPPTDVQFLLIDPKRVELSIFNGIPHLLDRVVVETREAAKKLQLVIAEMERRYRVFAEVGARNLGAYNQWAVAAPPPEREEAAGPLPQLVVVVDELADLMLVAAHEVENAVARLAQMARAVGIHLIVATQRPSVDVITGVIKANFPARLSFQVSSKVDSRTILDVNGAEQLLGSGDMLFLPPASSKPIRIHGCFVSEMEIRRVVKFLSRFEHPGTPPLPQAPAGVEREGASAADDSLYEQAKELVIQTHQASISMLQRRLRVGFNRAARLLDQMERDGIVSPMDGPRPREVLVKPVEP, from the coding sequence GTGAGACAGCAGCGCCGAGGTGGGGCGAGTACCACGGCAAGCCTCACCACGCTCCTGGCCCACCGGAAAGCCCGGGAAGCGGTGGGCGTGCTGCTCACGGCCGTCGCGCTCCTCATCCTCGTCAGCCTGGCCTCCTACGATCCGGCCGATCCCTCCTTCCTCCACTCGGGCATCCCGGGGGGGCCGATCCGCAACGGGGCCGGGTGGCTCGGAGCGTACCTGGCCGGTGCCCTCTTCGGTCTCGCGGGGGCCGTGGCGCTCCTGGTGCCGCCCGGGCTCCTGTGGCTGGGGGTGCGGGCCTTCGTCACCCCCCGTCCGCTCCGGTTCCCTCTGCTCCCCGGCGCCGGGGCGACCCTGGGGATCCTGAGCCTGACCCTGCTCCTGGCGCTCCTCCAGCAGGAGGCATCCTGGCGCGGGCTGAAGGGGGAGCCGCTCGGCGGAATCCTCGGCGGCGAGCTCCTGCGCTTCCTGCAGCCCGTGCTGGGCCGCCTCGGCCTCGGCCTGGCTGCGGCGACCGCGCTCGCCCTGGCGGGCATCCTCTGCAGCCGCCTCTCGCTGCTGGCGCTCCCGCTGACACTGGCCGATGCCGGGGGCCGCGCCCTGGTGCAGGCGCGGGCCCTGCTCCACTCGGCCCGGGCCGCCCTCAGCGCGCGCCGTCACCGCCGGGCGGCGACGCGGGCGCTCACGCCCGCCGCCGTGACTCCGGTCGCCCCGCCTTCCGCCCAGGCGGTCCTCACCGAGGGGCCGCCTCCCGTCCCCCCGCGGGTGCCGGAGCCGGCCGAGCCGACGGCACCCCTGCCGGTCCCGCGGGACCCCGAGGCGCCGCAGGAGATCCTCCCCTTCGTCGTGTCCGAGGCGCGCTACGGCCCGCCCCCCCTCTCCCTCCTGGATCCCCCCGCGCCGGCCGCGGCGGGTCCGACCGCGGAGGAGCACCAGCGGAACGCGGAGATCCTGGTCAAGACGCTGCGGGACTTCGGCGTGGAGACGCGCGTCGCCGACGTCAGTCCCGGTCCGGTCATTACCCGCTACGAGGTGGAGCCAGGGCCGGGGATCAAGATCAACCGGATCGTGGGCCTGGCCGACGATCTTGCCCTGGCGCTCAAGGCGATGAGCGTCCGGGTCGTGGCGCCGATTCCCGGGAAGGCGGTGGTGGGGGTGGAGATTCCCAACCAGAACCGGGCCCGGGTCTCCCTCCGGGAGATCCTGGCCACGGCGGAGTTCGCCGCCCTCGCCTCGCCCCTCCCGCTGGCCCTGGGGAAGGACATCGCCGGCAACCCGGTGGTGGCCGACCTGGCCCAGATGCCCCACCTCCTCATCGCCGGCGCGACCGGGTCGGGCAAGAGCGTGTGCCTGAACGGCCTCATCCTCAGCATCCTCTTCAGCACCCCCCCCACCGACGTGCAGTTCCTCCTCATCGATCCGAAGCGGGTCGAGCTCTCCATCTTCAACGGCATCCCCCACCTCCTGGACCGGGTCGTGGTGGAGACGCGGGAGGCGGCGAAGAAACTGCAGCTGGTGATCGCGGAGATGGAGCGGCGCTACCGGGTCTTCGCCGAGGTCGGGGCCCGCAACCTGGGCGCCTACAACCAGTGGGCCGTGGCCGCGCCGCCGCCGGAGAGGGAAGAGGCGGCCGGCCCCCTCCCCCAGCTGGTGGTGGTCGTGGACGAGCTGGCCGACCTGATGCTGGTGGCGGCGCACGAGGTGGAGAACGCCGTGGCCCGGCTGGCCCAGATGGCCCGTGCCGTGGGGATCCACCTCATCGTGGCGACCCAGCGCCCCTCGGTGGATGTCATCACCGGCGTCATCAAGGCCAACTTCCCCGCCCGCCTCTCCTTCCAGGTGTCCTCCAAGGTGGACTCGCGCACGATCCTGGACGTGAACGGGGCGGAGCAGCTGCTGGGGAGCGGCGACATGCTCTTCCTCCCCCCCGCCTCCTCGAAGCCGATCCGGATCCACGGCTGCTTCGTCTCCGAGATGGAGATCCGCCGGGTGGTGAAGTTCCTGAGCCGGTTCGAGCATCCCGGCACGCCCCCGCTCCCCCAGGCGCCGGCGGGGGTGGAGCGGGAGGGGGCCTCGGCCGCGGACGATTCCCTCTACGAGCAGGCCAAGGAGCTGGTCATCCAGACGCACCAGGCCAGCATCTCCATGCTCCAGCGGCGGCTCCGCGTCGGGTTCAACCGGGCCGCCCGCCTGCTCGACCAGATGGAGCGGGACGGGATCGTTTCCCCCATGGATGGGCCCCGGCCTCGGGAGGTCCTGGTGAAGCCGGTGGAACCTTAG
- the lon gene encoding endopeptidase La, giving the protein MPETIPVLPVRDVVVYPFMILPLFVGRDKSIRAVDEALGRDRMILLVAQKDAEAEDPGTEEIYPIGTVAMIMRMLKMPDGRVKILVQGVTRAKVTQFIRTDPFFEARIQEVPDLDAPTMSLELEALIRSVKEQVSKSASLGKSVSPDILVIVNNLDHPGRLADLVASNLDLKVEQAVEVLGITDPVARLRRINELLRKELEVLEVQHKIQSSAREEMDKTHREYYLREQLKAIQKELGEADERTAELEELAGKIEKAKMPPEVETEAKTQLNRLSRMHPDAAEASVVRTYLDWLIELPWKKQTRDRISIKNAQKILEEDHYDLEKVKERILEYLAVRKLKKKGMKGPILCFVGPPGVGKTSLGKSIARALGRKFVRISLGGVRDEAEIRGHRRTYIGALPGKIIQGIKQAGTNNPVFMMDEVDKVGADFRGDPSAALLEVLDPEQNVSFTDHYLGVAFDLSNVMFITTANLADPILPALKDRMEIIEISGYTEEEKLHITRKYLLPRQLSEHGITPKHLELTDEAILKIINEYTREAGLRNLERQVAAICRKVAKEVAGGKRDQAKVSPKSLPAFLGAPKFLPEPAQEEDEVGVATGLAWTQAGGDIIYVEATTMRGKGQLTLTGHLGDVMKESAQAALSYARARGSELGIREEVFGKLDLHVHVPAGAIPKDGPSAGITMATALISALTRIPVRRDVAMTGEVTLRGKVLPVGGVKEKILAGRRAGLRAIIVPRKNDKDIQELPKTITRGMTFVYVDSMDQVLERALTRRVAGRGRPAAEPARPGRRRERPAPPPPA; this is encoded by the coding sequence CTGCCCGAAACGATCCCCGTCCTTCCGGTGCGGGACGTCGTGGTCTATCCCTTCATGATCTTGCCCCTCTTCGTGGGGCGGGACAAGTCCATCCGGGCGGTGGACGAGGCGTTAGGCCGGGACCGCATGATCCTCCTCGTTGCCCAGAAAGACGCCGAGGCGGAGGACCCGGGGACCGAGGAGATCTACCCCATCGGCACCGTGGCCATGATCATGCGGATGCTGAAGATGCCGGACGGCCGGGTCAAGATCCTGGTGCAGGGGGTCACCCGGGCGAAGGTCACCCAGTTTATCCGCACGGACCCTTTCTTCGAGGCCCGGATCCAGGAGGTGCCGGACCTGGATGCCCCCACCATGAGCCTGGAGCTGGAGGCCCTCATCCGCTCGGTGAAGGAGCAGGTCTCCAAGAGCGCCTCCCTGGGGAAATCGGTCTCCCCCGACATCCTGGTCATCGTCAATAACCTGGATCACCCGGGGCGGCTGGCCGACCTGGTCGCCAGCAACCTGGACCTCAAGGTCGAGCAGGCCGTGGAGGTCCTGGGGATCACCGATCCCGTCGCCCGCCTGCGGCGGATCAACGAGCTGCTCCGGAAGGAGCTGGAGGTGCTGGAGGTCCAGCACAAGATCCAGAGCAGCGCCCGCGAGGAGATGGACAAGACCCACCGGGAGTACTACCTCCGGGAGCAGCTGAAGGCGATCCAGAAGGAGCTGGGGGAGGCCGACGAGCGGACCGCCGAGCTCGAGGAGCTGGCGGGCAAGATCGAGAAGGCCAAGATGCCCCCCGAGGTGGAGACGGAGGCGAAGACGCAGCTGAACCGCCTCTCCCGGATGCACCCGGACGCCGCCGAGGCCTCGGTGGTCCGGACCTACCTGGACTGGCTCATCGAGCTGCCCTGGAAGAAGCAGACCCGCGATCGGATCAGCATCAAGAACGCTCAGAAGATCCTCGAGGAGGACCACTACGACCTGGAGAAGGTCAAGGAGCGGATCCTCGAGTACCTGGCGGTCCGGAAGCTGAAGAAGAAGGGAATGAAGGGTCCCATCCTCTGCTTCGTGGGTCCGCCCGGGGTCGGGAAGACCTCCCTGGGGAAGTCCATCGCGCGGGCGCTCGGGCGGAAGTTCGTCCGGATCTCCCTGGGCGGGGTTCGGGACGAGGCCGAGATCCGGGGGCACCGCCGGACCTACATCGGGGCCCTCCCGGGGAAGATCATCCAGGGGATCAAGCAGGCCGGGACGAACAACCCGGTCTTCATGATGGACGAGGTGGACAAGGTGGGGGCGGACTTCCGGGGCGATCCTTCCGCGGCTCTGCTGGAGGTCCTCGACCCGGAGCAGAACGTCTCCTTCACGGACCACTACCTCGGGGTGGCCTTCGACCTGAGCAACGTCATGTTCATCACCACGGCCAACCTGGCCGACCCCATCCTGCCCGCCCTGAAGGACCGGATGGAGATCATCGAAATCTCGGGCTACACCGAGGAGGAGAAGCTCCACATCACGCGGAAGTACCTCCTCCCCCGGCAGCTCTCGGAGCACGGCATCACCCCCAAGCACCTGGAGCTGACGGATGAGGCGATCCTGAAGATCATCAACGAGTACACCCGGGAGGCCGGCCTCCGGAACCTGGAGCGGCAGGTGGCCGCGATCTGCCGGAAGGTGGCGAAGGAGGTGGCGGGGGGGAAGCGGGACCAGGCGAAGGTGTCGCCGAAGAGCCTGCCCGCCTTCCTGGGGGCCCCCAAGTTCCTCCCGGAGCCGGCGCAGGAGGAGGACGAGGTGGGGGTGGCGACGGGCCTCGCCTGGACCCAGGCGGGCGGGGACATCATCTATGTCGAGGCCACCACCATGCGGGGGAAGGGGCAGCTCACCCTCACCGGCCACCTCGGGGACGTGATGAAGGAGTCCGCCCAGGCGGCCCTCTCCTACGCCCGGGCGCGGGGGAGCGAGCTGGGGATCCGGGAGGAGGTCTTCGGGAAGCTCGATCTGCACGTCCACGTCCCCGCCGGGGCGATTCCCAAGGACGGCCCTTCCGCAGGGATCACGATGGCGACGGCGCTCATCTCGGCGCTCACCCGCATCCCGGTCCGCCGGGACGTGGCGATGACGGGCGAGGTGACGCTCCGGGGAAAGGTGCTCCCGGTCGGGGGCGTCAAGGAAAAGATCCTGGCCGGCCGCCGGGCCGGGCTCCGCGCGATCATCGTCCCCCGGAAGAACGACAAGGACATCCAGGAGCTGCCCAAGACGATCACCCGCGGCATGACCTTCGTGTACGTGGATTCGATGGACCAGGTTCTGGAACGGGCGCTGACCCGCCGGGTCGCGGGCCGCGGCCGTCCGGCGGCGGAGCCGGCCCGGCCGGGGCGCCGCCGCGAGCGGCCGGCCCCGCCCCCCCCCGCCTAG